AATGAATTCTCTCAATTATGTGTACGTAGATGCAATGTAGCAGTCATTTTCGGTTTCAGTTTTCCTCAAACATGTTCTAACATTTTACTGATACATCTCACTGATATAATTTTCAGAGACCTAAGTAACAACTCATTTGACCCATCTGAAGCTCCACTTTGGTTCTCAACCTTACCCACACTCACCACTCTGTAAGTCCTTCGTAGGCAATGCCTttgtatctttttatttttattttttgaaggaCAATGCCTTCCAGAGTTATGGAATTTGGACTTGCTCATATGAATTTTTCAGGGTTATGGAATTTGGATCACTTCAAGGGCCTGTGCCAGAGAAGCTTTTCAGCCTTCCAGAATTACAGCAAGTGTAAGTTCCAAGGAAGCAATGCATCAAATTTTGATATTAGCTTTAGGAAATTGGTCATTCATTCATCTTTTCCTAACTCTGACAGGAAACTGAAATACAATACGTTTAATGGTACATTAAACATGGGCGATAGCATCAGTCTACAACTGGAGCTTGTGGATCTCCAGAACAATCAGATTTCCCAGctcactatagaagaagaatACAAAGATGCATTGATGTAAGACAGTTCATCACGGGCCTTGACCTTAATTTCTTGGAGacattttgtaaatatttcaccTGATCAATACTCTTTGTTGTCACTTTTACATATTGCAGACTTAAAGGGAACCCGATATGCTCCGGTAGTCTATCAAACACTACTTGGTGTCagtaaaaatgaaaatgagagcAGGTGCAAGATTTGGAATAAAGAGGGTGCTGCAACATCTTCTATAGGATTTTCTAAACCTCCTCATGAGCTGTGCAACTACATTGAAATTATAAGCCAATCTTGTAAATGGGGAATTATTTAATTCTTTCTCTTCAAATAAAGCCTTCTATTCTATGGATTCAAAAATTTGTCTCATCtaacttgaatgaaattttAGAAAGATTCTGGAAACCTATGAAAGTTTATGGATGAACTTAAGCTCCTGATCTCCcatttgttttttaaatttctgaactGATTTTGTTCATTCTGCCTTGACAAATAAAGTTCTTGCATGAATACCTCATGTCCAGTGCTTAACTTTGAAACATTAAAACCAGCCAAGCTAATATCTATTGCATTTATGGACTAGTAGCAGAAAACCTTTCGTAGCCCGAAAGCTCTTAAGGCAGCTTGCTTATCCATCCTTTTAAGGCTCTAAAGGTTACTTTTGTTCCCCCAACAGTAACAAAGCCTAAAAAATGGGAACATGGAGTTCGGATAGCTAGTAATCGTAAATCAGCATGCTGCGGTGCATAAGTACCCGAGCGGTACACACCGCCAGTCCGCCACTCGTCACACCCCCGGAACGTTATGTGGTTTCTCTTGTTTCCAAGGAACCTAAGATGTTGGCCTTCTCGATCGCTAAATGTTAAGGAGAAAATGAACTAGACTGTTGTTATCATGATTGCTCTTAATCCAGGTGTGACAGCTATTGGCTTTGGGATAGAGGAGCTTGTTGACATAAATTGAAGTAGATAATTGTCTTAACAACTGTTCGTCTAGTACGACATCAGTTAGAAGACAGTCACGCACTCATATCTGGTATTTGTTAAGAAGTCAGTTATTTTAGGGTATTGGAGTTGCTGTCTGAGGCTGAGCCACATGATAAAGAAACTAGAACTCTGGGTCCTTCGTTCTCCGATCCTTTTCTCCTCTAGTACTCTTTCTTCCTTTTGGGTGACCAAATCATGTGGATTGAAGCTTAATGAACAGGACAGTACAATatcaaccaaaaagaaaattataatcGAGCACAAATTAATTAAGCTAACGAATTTGCCACCACGTTTTTTGGTATTAAATAAGAAAACAAGTTTTATGAAACATTTACGTGGTTTGCATGCAGCCTCAAAAGTCATAAGGCACGGGTCTACCTCCCCCAAATAACAATCCACTGCTCACCCATAATCGGAAATGAGAACCATTTGAACTAAACTGGCCGGCCGGCCATGATTTTCCAATTAATTTTTGTATTTAGTTTGTTAATTGGACGTTGGTCCCTTGTCACAGGaagttaacaaaaaaaaaagacattttCCTTTGTGTGAGCTACGCAGTACTAGGACGTTGGTCCCTTGTCACAGGaagttgacaaaaaaaaaaaaagacattttCCTTTGTGTGAGCTACGCAGTAGTAGGACACGGTTGAGACTAGTCAACCCTAGACAACCTCGTGCACTATTGATTTTCTTAAACAAAAAGTCAccgttttttacttttttagaaTTGGTCTCTGCTCCTAGAAccctaattttctttttcttttttaattggaaGACATTTTTGAATAGGATTCTTCCTTTTGGAAATGGTTACATTCATCAATGTGAACATTTGCTTGGGTCGTACGTAAGAAAAGATGGAAAAGGACGCCACATTTAGGAAAAGGCCCTCTCAGTCTCTACTAGAGGGAGGCATTGCATTTAGTAACAGAGACATTGGATCGTGTCATTATCCACTTCCTCacgaaaataataataatgaagaACCCCAAAATCATCCATCAAGTCATGGTTGGGAGAAATGGTCCAGACCCAGAAGCTTGAATTTGATGTCAATCTTATGGGGGGACCCTCCTCCACCTAAAGCCAACTGTGACCATTGAATGGCTTTTGTTTATGGTGCAAGTTGTATAAGAAGGGCTTGTTTAATGGGTCGTGCTAGTTTGGACGCATTGCGAGTGCTTGGGTTTTGGCCGCAGTGAGAATATTGGAGAGTCGTTGCTGTAGAGGTTTGGAGTTTCTGTTTTGTCTTATTGGGTTGCGCGGGCGGGCGGAGGAACCGGTAAAACATCGCTTTGTTGTTTGGGGAGGGGGAATAATGATGACTGCGGTTGGTATTAGTGCTTAAAAGTTTGGCTTCTAAGACAAGTATTAATCATTTAAAAGAAGCACAAAAGGGCCAATCCAAagctttttgctttttcttgcTTCTATCTTTCTGTCTCAGCGTGCCTGAAGGTTTATTCTTACACAGGGTTGAAAACCCAACTCACCAAAGAGGCCTCCTTTTCTCAGAAACAAGCAAGTTTGGTCATTTAGTGGGGGCTTGCAAATGTACACATTGATGGGGGTTGGTAAAGTGGAAGACTTGAGTCGTTTATTTTGTTGAGTGCTTTTGACATCTGGGTGTTTTCTAGAAATGGGGTTTTGACAGAAGCTTCTTGATAGCTGATCAGCCGTCCAGATACCTAAAGTTTACATCTTTACTAGATTTTGCTTGCTCCATTgaaggaacaaaaaaaagatTTTGCTTGCTCCATCACCATGGCAACCGTGAGGTTGCTGCTGTTTCTGGCTTTGTGCTCTGGGATTCAAGTGGTGTTCTCCGATGACGGTATGGTCTGGTTTATCATTGTTTGTTCTGCATATTTTCATGTTAGTGGGAATTTGGGGTTGGTATAGTTTGTAATGTTGCTAACTAGGGGAGATTCTGTTTTAAACGTTGACTTTTGCAAACTGGATTATCATTGTTTGTTGTTCATATCTTCATGTTTCTGCTTCCGAATTAGTTATTAGTTCATTTAATGCTGATTGCTCTTAAAAGTTTTGGCAAAACATTGATTTTAATATGAAGATCTTAGACATGTGcatatacttttattttttaaaactaGCCGATTGATTTTATAAGCGTGTGTACAGCAGCTGCTGGGCTTCAATCCTTCAAGGCCGTCTGGCGAAATTATCCACCCAGCTGGGACCGGTCAAGTGATTACTGTGGGTGGGAAGGAATCACCTGCAATCAGGAATCCAGTGTGACTGCAATGTGAGTGTTGTTCTATCTTTATGTTTTGATGCAATGGTCACTTTGTTGAACAAATTAGTAAATATCACCTGTTCTGCCTTTATTGTGTGCAGGAGATTATCAGGCATGGGCCTGGTAGGGGATCTTAGTGGCGACATTGGGGCATTTACTGAATTAACATCCTTGTGAGTATCAAAAGAGTACCTGCATTATGTTTCCAGCACATAATGAATTGaaccactgcaacccaatcaaTATCCAAGCATATGCACAAAACATGTTTCTTTTGCAATATCAGTTAATCTTGATGTTTCTAGATCTTGATTTGCATCGCATCCtttatcatttttttcttttttaatagaAATCTGAAACATGTTAACAATGCAGGGACCTTTCATTCAACCCTGGACTTACTGGTCCTCTCTCTCCACAATTAGGGCAGCTGCAAAAGTTAAATATTCTGTAAGAACACATAAGCAAGCAATTTTCATTTGGTCTTCCACCTTTGAATTTGAatatgaaatgaaaattttgtcgAATAAGTATACATGACTCTTTTATCTTTTAGGATCCTAGCTGGCTGCAAATTCACTGGCAGTATTCCAGATGAATTGGGAAATCTTGGAGAGCTAACCTTCTTGTAAGAATTGGAACGATAATCATACTGTTAGTACATAAACCAAAATGAGTATCCTTTTCTCAACTTAATAAAATCTTTGGTGCTTCTTAGGGCTCTGAATACAAACAATTTGACCGGTAAAATACCTGCTTCTTTGGGTAAACTCTCCAAACTCTACTGGCTGGACCTTGCAGAAAATCAGTTGACTGGACCTATCCCAGTTTCATCTGCGACATCCCCAGGCTTGGACCAACTAGTGAAAGCTAAACATTTGTGAGTATCTTTCCTGTTCCCTACTCTTTCTCCATTGTGATTTAGTATATTTTAATTGGAATTATGCCACACATATTGCTTAAACTTTAAATTGATTTATGAACACGCAGCCATTTCAACAAGAACCAGCTTTCAGGTTCAATTCCAGCCACACTATTCAGCGCTGAGATGGTCCTGATACATGTGTAAGTTGATTCCATGATCCAATCTATCATTTTCTGTTCTGTATATTCATCTATTTGCATCTATTCAGCATTGAGATGGTCCTGATACACATGTAAGTTGATTCCATGATCCAATAATATTTTCAGTATTTTTATTCATCTAATTGCCTTTCATTCTTCAATTGCAGGTTGTTTGATGGAAACAAATTAAGTGGGACTATTCCATCAACAATAGGACAAGTTCAGACTCTTGAGGCTCTGTGAGTAAAAACACCTGATTTCTCTTCCATATATAAGTATCTGCTTCATGACAATTGTTGGACTTAAAAATTCTTATATGCAACAGTCGGCTTGATAGAAATGCTCTGACGGGACCAGTCCCAAAAAGTATTAACAACCTTACAAATGTCAATGAATTGTAAGTATAAATTTTGTAATGCTCTGATGTTCTCTTACCACAGTTTTAATTATGACTAATCAGTTTTTACATGACTTTATATTCTCTTCCAGAAATTTGGCCCTTAACAATTTGACAGGCCCTCTGCCCGACTTGACTGGAATGAACTCCCTCAATTATTTGTGAGTAGATGGTGTAAAGCTGTCATTTCTAGTTTCAGTTTTCTGACAAGATGTACTGATACCTCATGATGGTTTACTTTTCAGAGACCTTAGTAACAACTCATTTGATCCATCAGAAGCACCAAGTTGGTTCTCAGCTTTACCCGTACTCACCACTCTGTAAGTCCATAGCGGGTCGCATAAAACTGTCTCTGTGTCTCTTAACTAGTCTTAAAGAAGGCAAGTCTGAAAATGATAGTGGAAATTTTGTTAAAATTCTCTAATTTTATGGCACCCAGGGTTGTAGAATATGGACCACTTCAAGGTACTGTGCCAGAGAAGCTTTTCAGCCTACAAGATCTACAGCAAGTGTAAgtcaatatataaataaatattactgTAGTTTTATTGTCATTTTAGGAAAATGTCCACtcatgtttctctattttacagGAAACTGAAAAATAATGCATTTAACGACACACTGAACTTGGGTGATAGTATCGGTGCACAACTAAATGTTGTTGATCTGCAGAACAATGATATTTCCCAAGTCACTATAGGTTATGAGTacaaaaattcattaatgtaagtCAGTTCATGGGTGTTATCCTGATTCTTCTATGATTTATATATTCACCAGGCCATCCCTCTTATTTGTCACTTTCCCATATTGCAGACTTGTAGGGAACCCTGTGTGCAACACAACCACTGGTCTCCCTTATTGTCAGATTCCGCAAACTACAGTATATTCTACCACCATTAGTTGTGGAAACGCTAAATGCCCCGAGGATCAGAAGCTCAGCCCTCAGAGTTGTCAGTGTGCATATCCGTTTGAAGGAACACTGTACTTTAGAGCACCCACTTTCAGGGATTTATCAGATGCAAATAAGTTTCACTCCCTAGAAATGAGCCTGTGGTCGAAACTTGGCCTCAATCCTGGTTCAGTTGCTCTTGAGAACCCTTTCTTCAACATTGATGACTATCTTCAAATACAGTTGGCACTCTTTCCATCTATGGGAACCTATTTTAATAGGTCAGAGATTCTGAGGATTGGTTTTGATCTGAGCAATCAAACTTACAAGCCGCCTGCGGAGTTTGGTCCCTATATTTTTATTCCAGCTCCTTATACTTTCCGGGGTAATTTGAATCATATTTTtactacatatatatgtttgGGTCATTAGAGGATTAAGTGAACTGACTAGAGAATCCAACTTGTTTCAGCCGCGCATAAGAAATCTGTAAGCACTGGTGTTGTCATTGGGATAGCAATTGGTTGTACCTTTCTGGTTTTGGGCTTAGTGGGAGTCGGAATATATGCCATTCGGCAAAAAAAACGTGCAGAAAGAGCCATTGGATTAAGCAGACCATTTGGTCAGTCATTGTTCTTGATAATAATTGGCTGGACTGAAATTCTGGCATCAGTATGTTTCAAAGGTACAATATTAGTATTATGTTGGCTGATATCATTACGCTTCTGTATCTTTCAGCTTCTTGGGCACCCAGCGGAAAAGATAGTGGGGGTGCACCACAGTTAAAGGGAGCAAGATGGTTTTCTTATGAGGAGCTTAAGAAGTGCACCAATAATTTCTCTGACAATAATGAGATAGGATCCGGCGGCTACGGCAAGGTAAATATTCAAATATTCTATTGACATCTATAAAATTCTGCTTCAGGTTGCTGATGTAGGACttaccttttttttcctttttggttgGTTATCTATAGGTTTACAGGGGCATGTTTGCTGATGGACTAGTTGTGGCAATCAAAAGAGCTCAGCAAGGATCAATGCAGGGTGGTCTTGAGTTCAAGACTGAAATTGAATTGCTCTCACGAGTTCATCACAAAAATCTTGTCGGTCTTGTCGGGTTTTGTTTTGAACAAGGAGAACAGATGCTGGTTTACGAATATATGCCCAATGGAACACTTAGGGAAAGCTTGTCAGGTCAGTTCTAGGTTTCTAATATATGCCTGGAGATAACTTGTTGACAATGGAAGACAGAAAGCAATCATCACTTTGTTTAGTTTCCAGCTAGTTCACCCGTGTTTCTTTATGAGCTAATTTATACATATGTATATTTACAAGTAGTACATCCACCAAGGCCAATAAAAGCATGATTCCCTAGTGATAGTATAGACTATAGAAAATAGACAAATACCTTTATATCATGTAGTGATGGACTTTGTGCAAATATGAGCTGTAGGGAGATCTGGCATTCATCTCGACTGGAAGCGAAGACTCCGCATCACTCTTGGCTCAGCAAGAGGACTAGCATATCTACATGAGCTTGCAAACCCTCCTATAATCCATAGAGATATTAAAACCACCAATATTCTATTGGATGAACATTTAACGGCAAAGGTTGCAGATTTTGGCTTGTCCAAGCTGGTTTCTGACAGTGCAAAAGGACATGTTTCAACTCAGGTCAAAGGCACACTGGTAGGTTTTACAGTAGCATTTCTTATTATATCAATTATGACTGGTAAACACCAAGTTGGAAGCTTTCATTCACATACAGATGATAAAAGTGTAATATGCTTTCTCCACTTCACTccaaacaatttttttctttttttctttttactctaTTGTTTCTCCATTATATTCATTTGAATTGCTAAATTTACGATAAGCCTCAAGTAAGCCAGAGCCGGGTAACACATCCCTGAGTTCTTATTGCAAGCTGCTACTTGTTTGCAGGGATATCTGGATCCTGAATACTACATGACTCAACAGTTAACTGAGAAGAGTGATGTATACAGTTTCGGAGTGGTTATGCTTGAATTGATAACTGCAAAGCAACCGATTGAGAAGGGAAAATACATTGTCCGCGAGGTACGCATGATAATGAACAAGGATGATGAAGAGTACTATGGGTTGGGGGAGTTAATAGATCGAAACATTAGAAACTCAGGACCCCTTATAGGTTTTGCGAGGTTCTTGGAGTTGGCCATGCAATGCGTTGAAGAATCAGCTGCAGATCGTCCAACAATGAGTGATCTTGTCAAGGCTGTTGAAACCATTCTACAGAATGATGGGATGAATACAAACTCAACATCAGCCTCTTCATCTGCCACTGACTTTAATTCTTCAAAAAGTGCTCCTAAACATCCATACAACGACGGTTTGCCAAAGAAGGATGTGACTGACACTAATAGCGCCTTTGAATACAGTGGCGGATACACCGTTTCTGCGAAAGTAGAACCGAAATAGCAATCGGTGCAGCACAGTTCCTCATAATTTCATCTTTTCTAATTGCCCCTTCTGTATCCATACATGTATTTTTTGATATTTTCTGTAtccatatatataggaaaagAATATATGTAGCCTCTACATTTGAACTGTCAAATAGGTATGTAATACTACTACTTTTGCAATGTTTGAGAGTGCCTCAAAAGTTTTAGTAAGACCTGAAAGATGGCATCACATTTTTACTATGTTTTAGTAAGACCAGAAACAgattttccatttctttctaCTTTGAGTACCGTTAACCCCTCCAGGAAGAAAAGCCAAGTGCCGTTAAGCATACTCATGTTCTTATTCTTTTTATGGGATTAGAAAGAAAAGAGCAGCATTCCCCTTATGGGGAATTGTGAGCTATTAAATGTGTCTCAAACTCACTCAATGATTATTCGGACATTTATAATTGATTTTAATGATAACCGACAATCCTTCGTTCTTAAATTCACATGTACTACTAATTAACTATTATATGAATGCATATATCCAATGTTCCGTACTATTGACCTTCGTATATGACAAATCATTTTCGTCATAATAATAAAAACTGAATTACCATTACACTACGGCTTTGCATGAATTTAAATTTGAAAGGTACGTCCAGCTAAACTTATTTCTTTGTCTCTTAACTGTATCCTGAAACCACCTCTGTTTTACTAAAATGAAATACACAAAAATATCCCTCACTAACCCCTGCATGAATCATGATTTTGGTTGGGCGTACTGGTTACGTGACACGTCTTCCTTATCTAAAATTCTCTCATTTTGACATTGctttctcaaaaacaaaaacattttcATTTTATGTCTTTTCCCTCTAGTTACCATCTCATTAATATATTGTAGGTAAGCTCCCACTACATATATAGGGTTTTAATGATAGAAGACCATCTCATTTATTATGAAAATAACAGAATGATAGAGACTGGTTTATCATTTAAGAGTtccatgaaaataaaaattcagaATTTTATTTCTGGCGGGCATCCTGGAGGAACCCTAAAATAGaaaaagtatcaccaaaaatatacaaaaaaattaaattaaaaaggaaaagaaaaaaaaaataaaaaaggttgAGCGTAAGTCACTAGTGACAAACTGACAACCTCCCAGATGTGATGTGGATCTGACTCaaaaactttaaaaaataataataataaactaacaacagaaaaaaaaaaaaaaaaaagagagagagagagagggggcaATAATTACTGACCTTTAACCAGAGGCGATGGTGAGAATAAAAAGAGTATGTGAAGCTCTGCCCCAACCTTTTTCTACAGAATCCACACTTTGTGTCAATTTAGGGAATGCCGTATGCCCGAGGCTGATTTGAATCGCAGTGACACAGACTCTCAGATAGACAAAGCGAAAGAAGAGAGCTGCTTAATCCTACTGGAAGAATCTGAATGATACGTGCCGGAGAAGAACCACACCTTTTACGGCGTGTCGGTTTTTGATTCCACGGCCAAGAGTGGCTCGCCGCATTTGAGAacccgaagaagaagaagaagctagagaCGAAGGAGAAGCGGAAATTGCGGAGGATTGCGGTTGGAATCGTCGCCGTGGATGGTGAAATTTACGGTGGTATGATATCGGATTAGGAggcgagagcgagagagagagagatggcgtACGCCGGAAAGAAGAGATGGAGAGGTTTGGTGGTAGGAGTCTTAGGCCTCGTTTTGCTTTCTATGCTCGTTcctcttctcttccttctcGGTATTCACAATGGCTTTCAAGGTGAGTGAAGCACCTTGCTCGGTTCACTCTCACTTAGATCTGTTTTCTTCTGTTTGTATCAGATCTGATTCGAAATCGATTTTGTGACTCTACTTctggatctctctctctctctctctctctctctctctctctctctctctctctctctctctcatttgtgTTACCTTTTGCTTTTTGTGT
Above is a genomic segment from Rosa chinensis cultivar Old Blush chromosome 3, RchiOBHm-V2, whole genome shotgun sequence containing:
- the LOC112192375 gene encoding leucine-rich repeat receptor protein kinase HPCA1, with amino-acid sequence MATVRLLLFLALCSGIQVVFSDDAAAGLQSFKAVWRNYPPSWDRSSDYCGWEGITCNQESSVTAMRLSGMGLVGDLSGDIGAFTELTSLDLSFNPGLTGPLSPQLGQLQKLNILILAGCKFTGSIPDELGNLGELTFLALNTNNLTGKIPASLGKLSKLYWLDLAENQLTGPIPVSSATSPGLDQLVKAKHFHFNKNQLSGSIPATLFSAEMVLIHVLFDGNKLSGTIPSTIGQVQTLEALRLDRNALTGPVPKSINNLTNVNELNLALNNLTGPLPDLTGMNSLNYLDLSNNSFDPSEAPSWFSALPVLTTLVVEYGPLQGTVPEKLFSLQDLQQVKLKNNAFNDTLNLGDSIGAQLNVVDLQNNDISQVTIGYEYKNSLILVGNPVCNTTTGLPYCQIPQTTVYSTTISCGNAKCPEDQKLSPQSCQCAYPFEGTLYFRAPTFRDLSDANKFHSLEMSLWSKLGLNPGSVALENPFFNIDDYLQIQLALFPSMGTYFNRSEILRIGFDLSNQTYKPPAEFGPYIFIPAPYTFRAAHKKSVSTGVVIGIAIGCTFLVLGLVGVGIYAIRQKKRAERAIGLSRPFASWAPSGKDSGGAPQLKGARWFSYEELKKCTNNFSDNNEIGSGGYGKVYRGMFADGLVVAIKRAQQGSMQGGLEFKTEIELLSRVHHKNLVGLVGFCFEQGEQMLVYEYMPNGTLRESLSGRSGIHLDWKRRLRITLGSARGLAYLHELANPPIIHRDIKTTNILLDEHLTAKVADFGLSKLVSDSAKGHVSTQVKGTLGYLDPEYYMTQQLTEKSDVYSFGVVMLELITAKQPIEKGKYIVREVRMIMNKDDEEYYGLGELIDRNIRNSGPLIGFARFLELAMQCVEESAADRPTMSDLVKAVETILQNDGMNTNSTSASSSATDFNSSKSAPKHPYNDGLPKKDVTDTNSAFEYSGGYTVSAKVEPK